A genomic window from Chitinophaga pollutisoli includes:
- a CDS encoding SMP-30/gluconolactonase/LRE family protein: MKIAAAFLLLAALQANAQSDSTHLLVADGAKPVLVSKQFKFTEGPAPDRKGNIYFTDQPNNTIWKYDTKGKLSLFTDQSGRANGLYVDKKGNILACADADNQLWSFSPKGKHTVLVDNFEGRKLNGPNDLWIHPNGDIYFTDPYYQRNYWTRQKPEIEGMKVYCLPAGAKAPVVVADDIVKPNGIVGTPDGKYLYVADIGGDKIYRYDILPGNQLSNRMLFTNKGGDGITLDERGNLYLCGNGVFIYNPQGQQIGHIDVPEKWTANACFGGKKRNILFLTASTAIYTVEMKVKGAE; this comes from the coding sequence ATGAAAATAGCCGCCGCCTTTTTATTACTGGCCGCCCTGCAGGCCAATGCCCAATCCGATTCAACACACCTGCTCGTTGCGGACGGCGCCAAACCCGTCCTCGTTTCCAAACAATTCAAATTCACGGAAGGCCCCGCGCCCGACCGGAAAGGCAATATCTACTTCACCGATCAGCCGAATAACACCATCTGGAAATATGATACGAAAGGAAAGCTCAGTCTTTTCACCGACCAGAGCGGCCGGGCCAACGGATTGTATGTAGACAAAAAAGGAAACATCCTCGCCTGCGCGGATGCCGACAACCAGCTCTGGTCCTTCTCGCCCAAAGGCAAGCATACCGTACTGGTGGATAATTTCGAAGGAAGAAAACTGAATGGGCCCAACGATCTCTGGATCCATCCCAACGGCGACATCTACTTCACCGACCCCTACTATCAACGCAACTACTGGACCCGCCAAAAGCCTGAGATAGAAGGCATGAAAGTTTACTGCCTTCCCGCGGGCGCCAAAGCGCCGGTAGTGGTAGCCGACGATATCGTGAAACCCAACGGCATCGTAGGCACGCCTGATGGAAAGTATCTGTATGTTGCGGATATCGGCGGCGATAAAATTTACCGGTACGATATCCTGCCCGGCAACCAGCTCAGCAACCGGATGCTATTCACCAACAAAGGCGGTGACGGCATCACACTCGACGAACGTGGCAACCTCTACCTCTGCGGCAACGGCGTTTTCATATACAACCCGCAAGGGCAGCAGATCGGGCATATCGACGTTCCGGAAAAATGGACCGCCAACGCCTGCTTCGGCGGCAAGAAAAGGAACATCCTGTTCCTTACCGCATCCACCGCTATTTACACGGTTGAAATGAAAGTGAAGGGAGCGGAATAA
- a CDS encoding ABC transporter ATP-binding protein — MTLLQVSDISKKDKLGFELQPLSFQVENGQKVAIMGASGSGKSTLLRIIAGWAQPDEGGTVLFEGEKVWGPDYRLIPGHPGIAYLSQHYELRNNYRVEELLGYANQLSEEEAGKLFEICRISQFLKRKTDQLSGGEKQRIALARLLVTKPKLLLLDEPYSNLDLIHTHILKSVIRELGETYGITSLLVSHDPDDVLPWADHLIILRDGQLVQQGVPAEVYRQPADAYAAGLLGEFQLFPPDKAKVFALMPGIVINGRSLMVRPEQFRLVNDGSEAIKGVVKEVLFGGSYHDVVVEVPGNLLTVRTTASRHQKGDAVFVALPSKGIWFLP, encoded by the coding sequence ATGACGTTATTACAAGTTTCAGATATATCGAAAAAAGACAAACTGGGATTCGAGCTGCAGCCTTTGTCTTTTCAAGTGGAGAATGGACAGAAAGTAGCGATAATGGGCGCATCGGGATCGGGGAAAAGCACTTTGCTGCGGATCATCGCGGGATGGGCGCAGCCCGACGAAGGAGGAACGGTGCTGTTTGAAGGGGAGAAGGTCTGGGGGCCTGATTATCGCCTCATTCCCGGCCACCCCGGTATTGCATACCTCTCGCAACATTACGAGTTGCGGAACAACTACCGCGTGGAAGAGCTCCTGGGCTACGCTAACCAGCTCAGCGAAGAGGAAGCCGGCAAACTGTTCGAGATCTGCCGCATCAGCCAGTTCCTCAAACGGAAAACCGACCAGCTGTCGGGCGGGGAGAAGCAACGCATCGCACTGGCGCGGCTGCTCGTTACCAAACCGAAGCTCCTGCTGCTCGACGAACCTTATTCCAACCTCGACCTCATTCATACCCACATCCTCAAATCCGTGATCCGCGAGCTGGGGGAAACGTATGGCATCACCAGCCTGCTCGTGTCCCACGATCCGGACGATGTGCTGCCCTGGGCCGATCATCTCATCATTCTCCGCGACGGGCAACTGGTGCAGCAGGGCGTACCCGCAGAAGTCTACCGCCAGCCGGCAGACGCCTACGCTGCGGGGCTCCTGGGCGAGTTCCAGCTCTTCCCGCCCGATAAGGCGAAAGTCTTCGCACTCATGCCGGGGATCGTCATTAACGGGCGCAGCCTCATGGTGCGGCCGGAGCAGTTCCGGTTGGTGAACGACGGCAGCGAAGCCATCAAAGGCGTAGTCAAAGAAGTGCTATTCGGCGGAAGCTATCACGACGTGGTGGTGGAAGTGCCGGGCAACCTGCTGACCGTGCGCACCACCGCGTCGCGGCACCAGAAAGGCGATGCGGTGTTTGTGGCCTTGCCGTCGAAGGGTATCTGGTTTCTTCCTTAA